The Corvus hawaiiensis isolate bCorHaw1 chromosome 2, bCorHaw1.pri.cur, whole genome shotgun sequence genome includes a window with the following:
- the WNT11 gene encoding protein Wnt-11 isoform X5: protein MKPSLQFFLAGFLLLILQTGLCYGIKWIGLSKTPLALTLNQTQHCKQLEGLVVSQVQLCRSNLELMQTIIQAAREVIKTCRKTFSDMRWNCSSIELAPNYLLDLERGTRESAFVYALSAAAISHTIARACTTGDLPGCSCGPIPGETPGPGYRWGGCADNLNYGLIMGSKFSDAPMKMKKSGSQANKLMHLHNSEVGRQVLKASLEMKCKCHGVSGSCSIKTCWKGLQELQDIALDLKNKYLSATKVVHRPMGTRKYLVPKDIDIRPVKETELIYLQSSPDFCMKNEKVGSHGTQDRSGWRERENPRSQYSRQCNKTSNGSDSCDLMCCGRGYNPYMDKVVERCHCKYHWCCYVTCKKCERTVERYVCK from the exons AGGTCTGTCCAAGACTCCTTTGGCTTTGACCCTGAATCAAACTCAGCACTGCAAGCAGCTTGAAGGCCTGGTGGTTTCTCAGGTGCAGCTGTGCCGCAGCAACCTGGAGCTAATGCAGACCATTATTCAGGCAGCACGGGAAGTGATAAAGACCTGCCGTAAAACTTTTTCAGATATGCGGTGGAACTGCTCTTCAATTGAGCTGGCTCCTAACTACCTGCTGGACTTAGAGAGAG GCACAAGGGAGTCAGCATTTGTGTAtgccctctctgctgctgccatcagccACACCATTGCCAGAGCCTGCACTACCGGGGacctccctggctgctcctgtgGTCCCATCCCAGGTGAGACACCTGGACCTGGGTATCGATGGGGAGGATGTGCAGACAACCTCAACTATGGTCTTATCATGGGGTCCAAATTTTCAGATGCTCCCATGAAGATGAAAAAATCAGGATCACAAGCCAATAAACTGATGCATCTGCACAACAGTGAAGTAGGGAGACAG GTCTTGAAAGCCTCTCTTGAAATGAAATGTAAGTGCCATGGAGTTTCTGGGTCATGCTCTATCAAGACCTGTTGGAAAGGCCTTCAAGAACTGCAAGACATTGCATTGGATCTCAAAAACAAATACTTATCTGCCACCAAGGTCGTTCATCGGCCCATGGGCACACGCAAATACCTTGTGCCAAAGGATATTGATATCAGGCCAGTTAAAGAGACAGAGCTGATTTACCTGCAGAGCTCACCTGATTTCTGCATGAAGAACGAAAAAGTGGGGTCACACGGGACCCAGGACAG GAGTGGatggagggaaagagagaatcCCAGGTCCCAATACAGCAG aCAATGCAACAAGACTTCCAATGGGAGTGACAGCTGCGACTTGATGTGCTGTGGCAGAGGCTACAACCCCTACATGGACAAAGTGGTGGAGCGTTGCCACTGCAAATACCACTGGTGCTGCTACGTGACCTGTAAAAAGTGTGAGAGGACTGTCGAGAGATATGTGTGCAAATGA